A single window of Aspergillus flavus chromosome 4, complete sequence DNA harbors:
- a CDS encoding putative aromatic amino acid aminotransferase: MAPPLDLSHHYASTTKRRQGSGIKDLYKYFFIPGIANLAGGLPNPSYFPCDTLEATVATPQRFQPSNNGTTKKSGDDAKSSMRLIVPKESHATDVQNRIDIATALQYVTADGLPPMASFVRQFARHHLHPNVPYAGGPETILTTGATDGFSKSIEVFTNVWNPDRDWTSQREGILCEEFVYMNAVTTVKPRGLNVVPVAIDVQGMLARGKGGLADVLENWDFRKGRRPHLMYTITIGQNPTGGTLSVERRKEIYALCHRYDIIIIEDDPYWNLQYPSAAALEAQHRGTPMDTASVKRNYNAHGKSSGYEFLDSLVPSYLSLDTDGRVVRLDTFSKTIAPGCRLGWITAQPAVIERLTRVTETATQAPSGFVQALVAKLILGQQTDHKSTNSNKSDRSWQMDGWVRWLEGLRGGYERRMQDMCSTLEEGRFIIASEAGLESSEESWEVVDKVQMYDFAWPTGGMFVWIKLRLDTHPLHGRYDPARLSKALWVHLMQKPHLCLLGPGDLFAPSQETLNRSWQYYRLCFAAMPEADVKDITVRLVDGFRAFWKKTDLDGLEGDGGDISQVVQSMGMERVGNFLGSGC, translated from the exons ATGGCGCCTCCTCTTGACTTATCCCATCATTATGCATCCACCACCAAACGACGCCAGGGAAGCGGCATCAAAGACCTATATAAGTACTTCTTCATCCCAGGCATTGCGAACCTGGCTGGTG GCTTACCAAACCCCTCGTACTTCCCATGCGATACCCTCGAGGCTACCGTCGCGACACCCCAGCGTTTCCAACCTTCCAACAATGGCACAACCAAGAAGTCTGGAGATGACGCTAAGTCATCCATGCGGTTGATCGTTCCTAAGGAGAGTCACGCGACCGATGTACAGAATAGAATCGATATCGCCACAGCCCTGCAGTATGTCACAGCTGATGGCCTCCCCCCTATGGCCTCATTTGTTCGCCAATTCGCCCgtcaccatcttcatcccaACGTTCCATATGCCGGAGGTCCCGAAACCATCCTCACCACTGGAGCGACCGATGGCTTCTCAAAATCAATCGAAGTCTTCACGAATGTCTGGAACCCAGACAGAGACTGGACCAGTCAGCGCGAGGGCATTCTTTGTGAGGAATTTGTATATATGAATGCTGTTACAACCGTCAAGCCAAGAGGCCTCAACGTCGTGCCGGTCGCCATCGATGTACAGGGAATGTTGGCACGCGGTAAAGGAGGGTTGGCCGATGTTCTTGAAAACTGGGACTTCCGAAAAGGACGTCGTCCGCATTTAATGTACACCATCAC GATTGGCCAGAACCCCACGGGCGGTACCCTATCCGTCGAGcgtagaaaagaaatctacGCACTCTGTCATCGATACGATATCATCATAATCGAGGACGATCCTTACTGGAACTTGCAATACCCATCGGCGGCCGCGTTAGAAGCCCAGCATCGGGGCACGCCCATGGATACAGCTTCAGTAAAGCGCAATTACAATGCGCATGGAAAGTCCTCCGGGTATGAATTCCTGGACTCGTTGGTTCCATCGTATCTGTCCTTGGACACGGATGGACGCGTTGTGCGTCTCGACACTTTCTCCAAGACCATTGCCCCTGGTTGTCGCTTGGGCTGGATAACTGCACAACCGGCCGTGATTGAGAGGTTGACTCGGGTCACCGAAACCGCAACGCAGGCACCTTCGGGCTTTGTTCAAGCCCTGGTAGCCAAACTGATTCTGGGTCAACAGACAGATCACAAGTCTACCAATTCGAACAAGAGCGATCGTAGCTGGCAAATGGATGGCTGGGTCCGTTGGCTGGAGGGTTTGCGCGGTGGATATGAACGACGCATGCAAGACATGTGCAGCACTCTAGAGGAGGGTAGATTTATTATCGCCTCGGAAGCCGGCCTCGAGTCCAGCGAGGAAAGCTGGGAAGTCGTAGATAAAGTACAGATGTATGACTTTGCTTGGCCCACCGGCGGTATGTTCGTCTGGATTAAGCTCCGTCTCGACACCCATCCCTTGCATGGAAGATACGACCCAGCCAGGCTTTCCAAGGCATTATGGGTACATTTGATGCAGAAACCCCACCTCTGTCTCCTAGGTCCCGGAGACTTGTTTGCTCCCTCGCAGGAGACCTTGAATCGTTCTTGGCAGTATTACCGACTTTGCTTTGCCGCTATGCCTGAAGCTGACGTGAAGGATATCACGGTGAGATTGGTGGATGGGTTCCGGGCGTTCTGGAAGAAGACCGACTTAGATGGTCTCGAGGGAGACGGTGGAGATATTTCGCAGGTGGTTCAGAGTATGGGCATGGAGCGCGTAGGAAATTTCTTGGGAAGTGGATGTTAG
- a CDS encoding LCCL domain protein — MFGEGPEDGSRVYIPPLLDSERSDDPDDSDILPQNEEHGASYIPVWLRESSKSFKWGWVPLPIRKVARATANWVKGPDPPHDLLLKPLFPHIQELPVRYLERFFPKRKQKIALLGLFYLAWFLPWTIILLHSRSAGYIEGFGRPETLTCRATLWEYGNECGLNGNDCRPFSAATIPFRCPANCRDAKLAAPHMVGNQTYSYKGLVVGGPQPGSDDTPVYRADSFICQAAIHAGVITNTIGGCGVLKLEGATHSFPASKQNGISSVGFPSTFPKSFSFVSLGSSQETCPNDPRWPLLGITIGALATLWLLCRSPPVLFFSTFFMVFCQVGLVSDPPTLPQFADLVSSLLANLLPASFVAFVLFRYCARPLLRPLSDATYQITKTFLYLPPVFIGALNNYTFARLIPLERLTPHDIQRQPGAKVALAMVIPTVICIILSQAWQIRQGGLMPHYLKIYCTMGLILLILLPLPGLRLRIHHYILAILLMPGTAIPTRPSLVYQGLLLGLFMNGIARWGFASIIETPAALGELPGGAHGWWGSTFPNVTDTTVNITLPGPGSNELYHGNGNITFTLWEKERMADLGVDGVSVLVNDVERWRGYLDEDTLGEFTWHRHGHNGLELLHRPTIESDQADIDSKDMEDEDDNRPEDLFFRFAFLKGAEAGKYGGAGRFGFLFFNASINFRRKTITTLYPTQADDWIWRRAGRR, encoded by the exons ATGTTTGGTGAAGGTCCCGAGGATGGTTCTCGGGTTTACATCCCTCCGTTGCTGGACTCGGAGCGTTCCGACGATCCCGACGACTCCGACATCCTTCCTCAAAATGAAGAGCACGGCGCCTCTTACATCCCCGTCTGGCTACGGGAGTCTTCCAAGTCCTTCAAATGGGGATGGGTACCGCTACCTATCCGGAAAGTCGCTCGCGCTACGGCGAACTGGGTTAAAGGCCCGGATCCTCCGCATGATCTCCTGTTGAAACCACTGTTCCCCCACATCCAGGAACTCCCGGTCCGGTACCTGGAACGTTTCTTCCCAAAACGGAAGCAGAAGATCGCCTTGCTGGGTCTCTTCTATCTCGCCTGGTTTTTACCATGGACTATAATCTTACTCCATTCACGTTCCGCCGGTTATATCGAGGGCTTCGGCCGCCCGGAAACCCTCACTTGTAGAGCGACACTATG GGAGTATGGAAATGAATGCGGCCTCAATGGAAACGACTGCCGTCCCTTTTCGGCGGCGACAATCCCCTTTCGCTGTCCCGCGAACTGCCGGGATGCCAAGTTGGCGGCACCCCATATGGTAGGCAATCAAACTTACAGCTATAAAGGTCTAGTGGTTGGCGGACCCCAACCCGGATCGGATGATACCCCAGTCTACCGGGCAGACAGCTTTATTTGCCAAGCCGCTATTCATGCAGGTGTTATCACAAATACCATTGGAGGATGTGGCGTTTTGAAGCTAGAGGGCGCGACCCATTCCTTCCCTGCATCGAAGCAGAATGGAATCAGCTCGGTTGGCTTTCCATCAACGTTTCCCAAGTCATTTAGCTTTGTTTCCTTAGGCTCGTCGCAGGAAACCTGCCCCAACGACCCGCGCTGGCCGCTCTTGGGTATTACCATTGGTGCGCTAGCCACCCTGTGGCTTCTATGCCGCTCACCCCCAGTACTTTTCTTTAGTACCTTTTTCATGGTCTTCTGCCAAGTGGGACTGGTGTCCGATCCACCGACGCTCCCTCAGTTTGCCGATCTCGTTTCCAGCTTGCTTGCGAACCTCTTACCGGCTTCGTTCGTGGCCTTCGTTCTGTTTAGGTACTGCGCGCGGCCACTTCTTCGGCCACTCTCTGATGCCACCTATCAGATAACAAAGACGTTCCTATACCTGCCTCCCGTGTTCATTGGTGCATTGAACAACTACACCTTTGCACGACTGATTCCGCTCGAACGCCTTACACCTCACGATATCCAGCGGCAGCCTGGAGCGAAGGTAGCGCTGGCTATGGTTATCCCGACGGTTATTTGCATTATTCTCAGTCAGGCCTGGCAGATCCGCCAAGGCGGGTTGATGCCACATTATCTCAAGATCTACTGCACGATGGGTCTTATTCTTTTGATCTTGCTTCCGTTGCCTGGCCTCCGTCTCCGGATTCACCATTACATCCTTGCAATTCTTCTCATGCCTGGCACTGCAATTCCTACGCGGCCTTCACTGGTTTACCAAGGactgcttcttggccttttcaTGAACGGCATTGCTCGGTGGGGTTTCGCATCGATCATTGAGACACCCGCCGCACTGGGCGAGCTACCTGGTGGCGCTCACGGATGGTGGGGGAGTACCTTCCCCAACGTTACCGATACAACTGTGAACATCACCCTCCCTGGCCCGGGATCTAACGAACTATACCATGGGAATGGCAACATTACATTCACGCTATGGGAGAAGGAACGCATGGCCGATCTGGGTGTGGACGGTGTTTCGGTCCTAGTCAACGATGTGGAGCGCTGGCGTGGATACCTTGATGAGGATACGCTCGGAGAATTCACCTGGCATCGCCACGGACATAATGGCCTGGAGCTCCTGCACCGTCCGACGATCGAGAGCGACCAGGCCGATATCGATTCGAAGGAcatggaggatgaggacgacaATAGACCTGAAGATCTGTTTTTCCGTTTTGCGTTCTTGAAGGGAGCTGAAGCAGGCAAGTACGGTGGTGCCG GTAGATTTGGTTTCTTGTTTTTTAACGCCTCTATAAACTTTAGACGAAAGACGATAACTACACTATACCCTACTCAAGCGGATGATTGGATATGGAGGCGTGCTGGGCGTAGATGA